A single region of the Gephyromycinifex aptenodytis genome encodes:
- a CDS encoding type I-E CRISPR-associated protein Cas7/Cse4/CasC: MITRFVTGHILITLPLHNLNRDSNGLPKSQFDGGVQRGRLSSQSLKRAARQAYRQAGHEDSTRTRLAAFEITRRVLDQADADGVEVNLDAVIKMAVAAVRALYTAKTDAKELAKQTAAVRGLLERTSGRTLQEASAIAATEEPTDQTTKEDEGETKDTIVFLSTSEIVAFAAAVYAAQTGRGDEPSELVRSARSDALDIAAFGRMFAAQAGLATHAAVAVSHATTVHRMQLVTDYFTAVEDLETGHAGAAHIDENYFTSGTYYRTFTIDVDQLAASWTAFGEPGAKDALKDLVRALVLALPKGKVNATNAGTLPALVLAEVQNFRVTYDFEQALSVRDDRGGYTDQAIAELARRRREATDFDPALFGEAAVTGRVGDNDFAASTLPNLEALLDFIVEHVFAGR, translated from the coding sequence ATGATCACCCGTTTCGTGACTGGCCACATTCTCATCACTCTTCCGCTGCACAATCTGAACCGGGACTCTAACGGCTTGCCCAAGAGCCAGTTCGACGGCGGGGTTCAGCGGGGGCGGCTGTCGAGCCAGTCCCTCAAGCGTGCTGCTCGTCAGGCTTACCGGCAGGCGGGGCATGAGGATTCCACCCGCACTCGCCTGGCGGCCTTCGAGATCACTCGGCGCGTGCTGGACCAGGCTGATGCCGACGGTGTTGAAGTGAACCTCGACGCAGTCATCAAGATGGCTGTCGCCGCAGTCCGTGCCCTTTACACGGCCAAGACGGACGCTAAGGAGCTGGCCAAGCAGACCGCGGCGGTGCGTGGCCTGCTGGAGCGCACGAGCGGGAGGACCCTCCAGGAGGCCAGCGCCATCGCAGCCACTGAGGAGCCCACCGACCAGACTACTAAAGAGGACGAGGGCGAAACTAAAGACACCATTGTTTTCCTGTCTACGTCCGAGATCGTCGCCTTCGCCGCTGCGGTCTACGCCGCCCAAACGGGGCGCGGGGATGAGCCCTCTGAACTCGTTCGCAGCGCCCGCTCGGATGCTCTCGATATCGCCGCCTTCGGACGGATGTTCGCCGCTCAGGCGGGCCTGGCCACACATGCAGCCGTCGCGGTGTCACACGCCACGACCGTTCACCGCATGCAACTCGTCACGGACTACTTCACGGCTGTAGAGGACCTCGAGACGGGGCATGCTGGCGCTGCGCACATCGACGAGAACTACTTCACGTCCGGCACCTATTACCGCACCTTCACCATCGATGTTGACCAGCTCGCTGCGTCCTGGACCGCTTTTGGTGAGCCGGGCGCTAAGGACGCACTCAAGGATCTGGTGCGTGCCCTCGTGCTGGCTCTTCCGAAGGGCAAGGTCAATGCAACCAACGCAGGCACGCTGCCCGCTCTCGTGCTCGCCGAGGTGCAGAACTTCCGGGTCACGTATGACTTCGAGCAGGCCTTGAGTGTCCGCGACGATCGGGGCGGCTACACCGACCAGGCGATTGCCGAGCTTGCTCGCCGCCGCAGGGAGGCGACAGATTTCGACCCTGCCCTGTTCGGTGAGGCTGCGGTGACCGGGCGGGTCGGCGACAACGATTTCGCTGCCAGCACGCTGCCTAACCTTGAGGCGCTGCTTGACTTCATCGTCGAACACGTCTTTGCGGGTCGCTGA
- the cas6e gene encoding type I-E CRISPR-associated protein Cas6/Cse3/CasE: MTEAPFWTVFPTHAVKNDWTDHGESHRAVMKLFAQHLPGAAHERRATGQILYRVDHHVDGSSTVLVQSQEALETAPPQARATTIPRNGWDLAAGTPVLFRVAVNAIRRRTERDAIGRRHECLSAVDMDAVPEWLASKLAGALTVNEVFDHTRRTHRHHRQRDRTPPRFVLDTVDGLATVDDAAGLQRLRLGGVGRGKAYGAGLLTVRPLG, encoded by the coding sequence ATGACTGAGGCACCTTTCTGGACGGTTTTCCCCACCCACGCTGTCAAGAATGACTGGACTGACCACGGTGAATCGCACCGTGCGGTCATGAAGCTCTTCGCCCAACATTTGCCTGGTGCTGCGCACGAGCGGCGGGCCACCGGGCAGATTCTTTACCGAGTGGACCATCATGTCGATGGCAGCTCCACTGTGCTCGTGCAGTCGCAGGAGGCCTTGGAGACTGCCCCTCCTCAGGCGCGAGCAACGACTATCCCTCGCAACGGATGGGACTTAGCGGCGGGCACGCCGGTCTTGTTCCGGGTCGCCGTCAACGCCATTCGCCGCCGTACCGAGCGGGACGCCATCGGGCGACGTCACGAGTGCCTGTCAGCGGTCGACATGGACGCCGTGCCCGAGTGGTTAGCTTCTAAGCTGGCAGGGGCGCTGACTGTCAACGAGGTTTTCGATCACACACGCCGGACCCACCGCCACCACCGCCAGCGTGACCGGACGCCTCCTCGTTTCGTTCTCGACACTGTCGACGGCCTGGCGACTGTCGATGACGCCGCGGGGCTCCAGCGGCTGCGTCTCGGCGGCGTGGGGCGCGGCAAGGCTTACGGGGCTGGGCTCCTCACGGTTCGGCCTCTCGGATGA
- a CDS encoding M16 family metallopeptidase produces the protein MSTRPSIARPQPWTFPAGTQTLLSCGAELLTYDIPGQYVASVQVVTPLPLEAEPRAIEGVGSIMARAMDEGAGEHDAEEMVELLERTGMAMHAGVGERGFALDLDVPARRLKEALALLVEVLTRPRFGETEVRRQIRARLAEIDQEDANPGARAVREFAATYYAPSTRAARPTAGSRDSVAQISAQDVRAHHALLGPHGSSIVIAGDLRAADVQELVEDAFAGWSGPGHAGTPEPMVRAEDAERIVVVDRPGSVQSEIHLGCAGPDRRVAGGWAPFPVIAYLLGGSPNARLDAVLREDKGYTYGMRTVARPRSGSGLFLTSGSVRTEVTAESLELALGILDGAGQGFTADETTAGIDYLALTAPGRYATADAVAAEAAARAMDGLGTEHTSQVLAQTLSLTPERLTQAYLEHVDRRWSVVIVGDADNIVAPLQALGRPVTVVE, from the coding sequence ATGAGCACCCGTCCGAGCATTGCGCGTCCGCAACCGTGGACATTCCCCGCCGGGACACAGACCCTGCTGTCCTGCGGCGCCGAGCTGCTGACCTACGACATCCCGGGGCAATACGTGGCTTCGGTGCAGGTGGTGACTCCGCTGCCGCTGGAGGCGGAGCCACGGGCCATCGAAGGTGTGGGCTCCATCATGGCTCGCGCGATGGACGAAGGCGCGGGCGAACACGACGCCGAAGAGATGGTCGAGCTTCTCGAACGCACCGGCATGGCGATGCACGCCGGGGTGGGGGAGCGAGGGTTCGCGTTGGACCTCGACGTGCCCGCCAGGCGCCTCAAGGAGGCCCTGGCCCTGCTCGTGGAGGTGTTGACGCGGCCGCGTTTCGGGGAAACCGAGGTTCGCCGGCAGATCCGCGCCCGGCTGGCGGAGATCGATCAGGAAGACGCCAACCCGGGGGCTCGGGCGGTGCGCGAGTTCGCCGCCACCTATTACGCCCCCAGCACCCGCGCCGCGCGCCCGACCGCCGGTTCCCGCGACAGCGTCGCGCAGATCAGTGCCCAGGACGTGCGGGCTCATCACGCACTGTTGGGCCCCCACGGGTCGAGCATCGTCATCGCCGGGGACCTGCGCGCGGCTGACGTGCAGGAACTTGTCGAGGACGCCTTCGCTGGATGGAGCGGTCCCGGACACGCCGGCACTCCCGAGCCGATGGTGCGCGCTGAGGACGCTGAGCGGATCGTCGTCGTCGACCGTCCGGGCAGCGTCCAGAGCGAGATCCACCTCGGTTGCGCCGGGCCTGATCGTCGCGTCGCAGGCGGCTGGGCGCCGTTCCCGGTGATCGCCTACCTGTTGGGCGGCTCACCGAATGCGCGGCTGGACGCGGTGCTGCGCGAGGACAAGGGCTACACCTACGGAATGCGGACCGTGGCCAGACCGCGTTCCGGCAGTGGTCTGTTCCTCACCTCCGGTTCGGTGCGCACCGAGGTGACCGCGGAGTCGCTGGAGCTTGCACTCGGAATCCTGGACGGCGCCGGGCAGGGCTTCACCGCTGACGAGACAACTGCGGGCATCGACTATCTCGCCCTCACCGCGCCCGGACGGTACGCCACCGCCGACGCCGTGGCCGCAGAGGCGGCGGCCCGGGCCATGGATGGGCTCGGCACAGAACACACTTCCCAGGTGCTGGCGCAGACCCTCAGCCTCACCCCGGAACGGTTGACGCAGGCCTACCTCGAGCACGTAGACCGGCGCTGGAGCGTGGTCATCGTGGGCGACGCGGACAACATCGTCGCCCCGTTGCAGGCCCTGGGGCGCCCGGTCACCGTCGTCGAATGA
- the cas1e gene encoding type I-E CRISPR-associated endonuclease Cas1e, whose amino-acid sequence MMPFSGPTPLPLQKPRALLLTRVDDRLSFLYLDRCAIHQSDNGTVAVIEVEDGSRSTQIPVATLTSLMLGPGTSITQQAAAHMAAAGCAATFVGGSAVRSYGAFLSPYAPADRLQRQALVSTDPDLRAEAARRMYLKRFPGTTSATFADASIEQMRGIEGLRMRAVYEQQARKHRLRAWRRNTGTQPELGPPDSVNMALNAANSALYGIVNSVVLSLGLSPGLGIIHSGNRQSFTLDIADLYKTRVTVPLAFSLKDHGDPFNAALRTLREELRLLRLLPQIVNDIDMVLGIDVADDWSVDALELWGPAGEVEATWSHAEWSL is encoded by the coding sequence ATGATGCCGTTCAGTGGGCCGACGCCGTTACCGCTGCAGAAGCCACGGGCTCTGCTGCTCACGCGGGTCGACGACCGGTTGTCTTTCCTCTACCTCGATCGCTGTGCCATACACCAGTCCGACAATGGCACGGTGGCTGTGATCGAGGTTGAGGATGGCAGCCGCTCGACGCAGATCCCCGTGGCCACCCTCACCTCGCTGATGCTTGGCCCGGGGACGTCCATCACTCAGCAGGCGGCTGCGCACATGGCGGCGGCGGGTTGTGCGGCTACTTTCGTGGGAGGTAGCGCGGTCCGTTCCTATGGAGCGTTTCTTTCGCCTTACGCCCCGGCGGACCGCCTGCAGAGGCAGGCCCTCGTCAGTACTGATCCTGATTTGCGGGCCGAGGCGGCCCGCCGCATGTATCTCAAACGCTTCCCGGGCACAACGTCAGCGACGTTTGCGGATGCCAGTATCGAGCAGATGCGCGGGATCGAAGGCCTGCGGATGCGAGCCGTTTACGAGCAGCAAGCACGTAAGCATCGGCTGAGGGCGTGGCGTCGTAACACGGGAACCCAGCCGGAGCTGGGGCCGCCAGACTCGGTGAATATGGCCTTGAACGCCGCTAATTCGGCGCTCTACGGCATAGTCAACAGCGTCGTGCTGTCTCTGGGGCTCAGTCCCGGGCTGGGCATCATCCACTCCGGAAACCGGCAGTCGTTCACCCTGGACATCGCCGACTTGTACAAAACCAGGGTGACTGTCCCTCTGGCGTTTTCGCTCAAAGACCATGGGGATCCCTTTAACGCTGCGTTACGGACGCTGCGGGAAGAGCTTCGCCTGCTTCGCCTGCTCCCGCAGATCGTTAACGACATCGACATGGTTTTAGGGATCGATGTGGCAGATGACTGGTCGGTGGACGCTCTGGAACTGTGGGGACCCGCAGGCGAAGTTGAAGCAACCTGGTCACATGCGGAGTGGTCATTGTGA
- the casB gene encoding type I-E CRISPR-associated protein Cse2/CasB, with product MTTPPDGITGQVERAAFSSPLIQAVLDRRHDRSFAGWTSSVRRAITPATEVAAYGATERFVPVTLTPPQAAGLRRAAAICAGASHAPADDTRYATIGHALARLHRVIGGRHVEQRVQTLPLLDMESAAVSLGHLVNLCSHNHVAVNFHDLARTLTYWGDGLTERSQQTRRRVVHDFYSARPEAEASPLTDSIAQEGSR from the coding sequence ATGACCACCCCACCCGACGGCATAACTGGACAAGTTGAGCGCGCGGCTTTCAGTAGTCCTCTCATTCAGGCTGTGCTCGACCGGCGACACGATCGCTCTTTTGCAGGTTGGACTTCCTCCGTCCGGCGAGCGATTACCCCAGCGACCGAAGTGGCGGCTTACGGGGCGACCGAGCGTTTCGTGCCGGTCACGCTGACGCCGCCACAGGCGGCAGGTTTGCGCCGGGCCGCCGCCATCTGCGCGGGGGCGTCTCACGCCCCTGCCGACGACACGAGGTACGCCACCATCGGTCATGCCCTCGCACGTCTGCACCGCGTGATCGGCGGGCGCCATGTCGAGCAACGGGTGCAGACGCTACCCCTGCTCGACATGGAAAGCGCCGCAGTCTCGCTGGGGCACCTAGTGAATCTCTGCTCCCACAACCACGTGGCCGTCAACTTTCACGACCTTGCCCGCACCCTGACCTACTGGGGGGACGGCTTAACCGAGCGGTCTCAACAGACCCGCAGACGGGTAGTGCACGACTTTTACTCCGCTCGCCCTGAGGCAGAGGCGAGCCCCCTCACCGACTCCATCGCTCAGGAAGGCTCACGCTGA
- a CDS encoding type I-E CRISPR-associated protein Cse1/CasA: MIPTPATKVVDLPCIPVRRGTSSETVTLREAFLRAHELDGLDDSLLPVEREALLRFLESLGAVLLRGLPQATYADPPRFPAERIDEVFSTFDDLFDLADPDRPLLQEWHTPEPSAEDLAKCYIPLDHLHVRVPGGSSATWGTSHEPRDASDPAVLFLLLVVSWFHGKPSNGAGASFYVPTSGSKCSPISGAPAGGPHDTVFHLMGQNLAQTLMLNIREPWLREAALPAWLDQDRGPDGGVHGEGASLVSGAKRGTLWRCTWTANRASVRWDAGRPVAVTRGLTRRPIPAVEHDGPREGIAGVKAFAKAVPVGDYCRVIKASSSETKTVKYVHADASLRSAEGFERWYQNDFEASLQGWINEPRSVALPEAPLRVGFHHEEGDTYGNRELSQWEEVPAEELLVSAGAEIDVVMMHVDTIRKALGSALLTAGIDHRSARRALVRGAVMGALDEPVLAAVRRLADGQGIGSVDVRRRMSARAREAFESATESLMTLSTAPQIYHARARFTSRTAVKS, from the coding sequence ATGATCCCCACCCCGGCAACGAAAGTCGTCGACCTCCCCTGCATTCCTGTACGCCGTGGCACGTCATCGGAGACGGTGACGCTGCGTGAGGCGTTCCTGCGCGCCCACGAACTCGATGGGCTGGACGATTCACTCTTGCCGGTGGAGCGGGAGGCCCTGCTGCGCTTTCTGGAGTCCCTCGGCGCCGTCCTGCTTCGGGGGCTTCCCCAGGCCACATATGCCGATCCCCCACGGTTCCCCGCCGAGCGCATCGATGAGGTTTTTTCCACCTTCGACGACCTATTCGACCTCGCTGACCCGGATCGCCCCCTCTTGCAGGAGTGGCACACGCCTGAGCCCAGCGCGGAGGATCTTGCCAAGTGCTACATCCCGTTGGATCACTTGCACGTTCGCGTGCCGGGTGGATCAAGCGCGACGTGGGGTACGAGCCACGAGCCACGCGATGCCTCCGACCCAGCAGTCCTCTTCCTGCTCCTGGTGGTTTCGTGGTTTCACGGCAAGCCCAGCAACGGTGCGGGCGCCTCGTTCTACGTCCCCACGTCGGGCAGCAAGTGTTCACCGATTTCAGGCGCGCCAGCGGGCGGACCCCACGACACCGTCTTTCACCTTATGGGGCAGAACCTTGCACAGACGCTGATGCTGAACATTCGTGAACCCTGGCTAAGGGAGGCTGCCTTGCCCGCCTGGCTGGATCAGGATCGAGGCCCCGATGGAGGTGTTCACGGCGAAGGCGCTTCCTTGGTGAGCGGCGCGAAGAGGGGAACCCTGTGGCGGTGCACATGGACCGCCAATCGAGCTTCGGTGCGTTGGGACGCTGGGCGTCCTGTGGCTGTCACCCGGGGACTCACGCGTCGTCCCATTCCGGCCGTAGAGCACGACGGCCCGAGGGAAGGCATCGCTGGCGTGAAGGCCTTCGCCAAGGCTGTGCCTGTCGGCGACTACTGCCGGGTCATCAAGGCGAGTTCCTCCGAGACGAAGACTGTCAAGTATGTCCACGCCGATGCGTCGCTGCGCAGCGCCGAAGGTTTCGAGCGGTGGTATCAGAACGACTTCGAGGCCTCGCTGCAGGGGTGGATCAACGAGCCACGTTCCGTTGCCTTGCCTGAGGCGCCGTTGCGCGTTGGCTTCCATCACGAGGAAGGCGATACCTACGGAAACCGGGAACTCTCGCAGTGGGAGGAGGTGCCTGCCGAGGAGCTTCTTGTCTCTGCTGGGGCCGAGATCGATGTCGTCATGATGCACGTTGACACAATCCGCAAAGCGTTAGGGTCCGCCCTGTTGACGGCAGGCATTGACCACCGCAGCGCTCGGCGCGCTCTGGTGCGGGGCGCGGTGATGGGGGCGTTGGACGAGCCAGTGCTCGCGGCTGTGCGTCGTCTCGCAGATGGGCAGGGCATTGGCTCCGTCGATGTGCGTCGACGAATGAGTGCTCGAGCCCGAGAAGCCTTCGAATCCGCCACGGAATCTTTGATGACCCTCAGCACCGCCCCACAGATTTACCACGCGCGGGCCCGCTTCACGTCCCGCACCGCTGTTAAGAGCTGA
- the cas5 gene encoding CRISPR-associated protein Cas5 has product MQHVIRLAGAVQTWAGYRASHSTVRTLPLPTKSGVAGLLGACLGVTDYLALLDEFTMHLRVDRTNGVEEDLQVAVPPPPGRAAQMWHRSVALHEVTSTIRGGGKVKPYRVKEINLTGGTNKVQFSPHRTFLPHAEFLCIVSVRNGDLDERLRAGFRRPVFMPYLGRMANAPSFPFYLGFGSQGVRDLVEAIPHVAVGGRAASASLRVYEAAGGHAAPRHRDWAHVTPPTATERAEQLVWAKEHLIR; this is encoded by the coding sequence ATGCAGCACGTCATACGGCTCGCCGGCGCGGTACAGACTTGGGCCGGTTATCGGGCTTCTCACAGCACCGTCCGCACACTCCCGCTACCGACAAAGTCAGGTGTTGCTGGCTTGTTGGGCGCTTGCCTGGGGGTGACTGACTACCTCGCTCTGCTGGATGAGTTCACTATGCACCTACGGGTTGATCGCACCAACGGGGTCGAGGAGGACCTGCAGGTCGCGGTGCCGCCTCCACCGGGGCGAGCGGCGCAGATGTGGCACCGCTCGGTGGCATTGCACGAGGTGACGTCGACCATCAGGGGCGGAGGGAAGGTCAAGCCGTACCGGGTCAAGGAGATCAACCTCACCGGCGGCACTAACAAGGTGCAGTTCTCACCGCACCGGACGTTCTTGCCCCACGCGGAGTTCCTCTGCATCGTCTCGGTACGGAATGGTGATCTCGATGAGCGGTTGCGGGCGGGTTTCCGGCGGCCCGTGTTCATGCCTTATCTGGGCCGCATGGCGAACGCCCCGTCTTTCCCGTTCTATCTGGGCTTCGGGTCACAAGGTGTGCGGGACCTCGTCGAGGCGATCCCGCACGTGGCGGTGGGCGGGCGTGCGGCGTCAGCCTCTCTGCGGGTTTACGAGGCCGCTGGGGGGCACGCCGCGCCCCGGCACCGGGACTGGGCTCATGTCACGCCGCCAACAGCTACTGAGCGGGCCGAGCAACTCGTTTGGGCGAAGGAGCACCTGATTCGATGA
- a CDS encoding MBL fold metallo-hydrolase: protein MSEVVTTPGTRDGVRVEKVVTAGTFALDGGSWEVENNIWILGDGQQCLVIDAAHDAAPIIEAIDGREVVAIVLTHGHNDHINASGALREATGAPRLLNSADRMLWDEEFAQQAPEGELQAGQTLSVAGLEVRVLHTPGHSPGGCCLHVPELGVLFSGDTLFNGGPGATGRSFSDFPTIIDSISTELLTLPSETLVLTGHGDATTIGAEAPHRQEWIDRGH from the coding sequence GTGAGCGAGGTCGTGACCACGCCGGGGACCCGTGATGGTGTCCGCGTCGAGAAGGTCGTCACCGCAGGCACGTTTGCGCTGGACGGGGGCTCCTGGGAGGTCGAGAACAACATCTGGATCCTCGGCGACGGCCAGCAGTGCCTCGTCATCGACGCCGCCCACGACGCCGCCCCGATCATCGAGGCGATCGACGGCCGCGAGGTTGTCGCGATCGTGCTCACCCACGGCCACAACGACCACATCAACGCCTCAGGCGCACTGCGCGAGGCCACCGGAGCTCCGCGCCTGCTGAACAGCGCCGACCGCATGCTGTGGGATGAGGAGTTCGCCCAGCAGGCACCCGAAGGTGAACTCCAGGCAGGGCAGACGCTGAGTGTGGCCGGCCTGGAAGTGCGTGTCCTGCACACCCCGGGCCACTCGCCCGGCGGCTGCTGCCTGCACGTGCCGGAACTGGGGGTGCTGTTCAGCGGCGACACCCTGTTCAACGGCGGGCCGGGCGCGACGGGGCGTTCCTTCAGCGACTTCCCGACGATCATCGACTCGATCTCGACCGAGCTGCTCACCCTGCCCAGTGAGACCCTCGTGCTCACCGGCCACGGGGACGCCACGACGATCGGTGCTGAGGCCCCGCACCGTCAGGAGTGGATCGACCGCGGCCACTGA
- a CDS encoding S-(hydroxymethyl)mycothiol dehydrogenase: MPSTVKGVISRSKKAPVEVVDIHIPDPGPGEAVVAIQACGVCHTDLHYREGGINDDYPFLLGHEAAGVVESVGEGVTEVEPGDFVVLNWRAVCGECRACKKGQPQYCFDTHNATQKMTLSDGTELTPALGIGAFAEKTLVAAGQCTKVAKADPAAAGLLGCGVMAGFGAAVNTGAIARGESVAVFGCGGVGDAAIVGANIAGATTIIAVDVDPRKLEWAKQFGATHVVNASETDPVEAIRELTAGFGADVVIEAIGRPETYKQAFYSRDLAGRVVLVGVPTPELEVTLPLIDIFGHGGALKSSWYGDCLPSRDFPMLTEFYRQGKLDLDAFVSERIGIDDIEEAFEKMHAGEVLRSVVIL; this comes from the coding sequence ATGCCAAGCACCGTCAAGGGAGTCATCTCCCGCAGTAAGAAGGCCCCGGTCGAGGTTGTCGATATTCACATCCCCGATCCCGGACCGGGGGAGGCCGTCGTCGCGATTCAAGCGTGCGGCGTGTGCCACACCGACTTGCACTACCGCGAAGGCGGCATCAACGACGACTACCCGTTCCTGTTGGGACACGAAGCCGCCGGTGTCGTCGAATCAGTCGGCGAAGGTGTCACCGAGGTGGAACCGGGTGACTTCGTCGTCCTGAACTGGCGCGCCGTCTGCGGCGAGTGTCGGGCCTGTAAGAAGGGGCAACCCCAGTACTGCTTCGACACCCACAACGCCACCCAGAAGATGACCCTGAGCGATGGCACCGAACTGACCCCCGCCCTGGGGATCGGCGCGTTCGCGGAGAAGACCCTGGTGGCGGCAGGCCAGTGCACCAAGGTGGCCAAGGCCGACCCGGCCGCTGCCGGCCTGCTCGGGTGCGGGGTCATGGCCGGTTTCGGTGCCGCGGTCAACACCGGCGCAATCGCCCGTGGCGAGTCGGTGGCCGTGTTCGGTTGCGGCGGCGTCGGAGACGCCGCCATCGTCGGCGCGAACATCGCCGGGGCGACCACGATCATCGCCGTCGATGTGGATCCTCGAAAGCTGGAGTGGGCCAAGCAGTTCGGCGCCACTCACGTCGTGAATGCCTCCGAGACCGACCCGGTCGAGGCGATCCGCGAACTGACCGCAGGCTTCGGGGCCGACGTCGTCATCGAGGCCATCGGGCGTCCCGAGACGTACAAGCAGGCGTTCTACTCCCGCGATCTGGCCGGGCGCGTCGTGCTCGTCGGGGTGCCCACCCCCGAGCTTGAGGTGACGCTGCCGCTGATCGACATCTTCGGTCACGGCGGAGCGCTGAAGAGCAGCTGGTACGGCGACTGTCTGCCCAGCCGGGACTTCCCGATGCTCACCGAGTTCTACCGGCAAGGGAAGCTCGACCTCGATGCGTTCGTCAGCGAACGCATCGGCATCGACGACATCGAGGAGGCGTTCGAGAAAATGCACGCTGGTGAAGTTCTGCGTTCGGTGGTGATCCTGTGA
- a CDS encoding M16 family metallopeptidase, with the protein MPLAYPIHEASLPNGLRVVISEDRCAPVVAVNLWVGVGSRHEQPGRTGFAHLFEHLMFQGSRNVASGEHFSALMAVGARLNATTWFDRTNYFETLPSNALDLALWMEADRHGYLLDALTQENLDNQRDVVKEEKRQRYDNQPYGEALHHLYANVFPVGHPYHHPTIGSMEDLDAATVEDVHAFFRTHYHPGNTVLTLCGDLSPQEGIAAAERYFGELPAAPTRPVTPSAPLEPLSEPVRVQVEQDVPAPRLYLGFRLPQDHTRDFDACALALDVIGAIAISRLEKQLVRGSEIATFASAAALGLADGVSLGFVAAQPAEGVSLAELEEALTRELALFAEEGPSPVEMEAACAQNERDWLSNLADIEHRADQISRLTMLYRDPHGINTQLDRLADLSARDLQDAAQRWLRPESRAVIAYAGASA; encoded by the coding sequence ATGCCGCTTGCTTACCCTATCCACGAGGCCAGCCTGCCTAACGGCTTGCGCGTCGTCATCAGCGAAGACCGCTGCGCCCCCGTCGTCGCTGTCAACCTATGGGTCGGTGTCGGCTCCCGGCACGAACAACCCGGGCGGACCGGGTTCGCGCACCTGTTCGAGCACCTCATGTTCCAGGGCTCACGCAACGTCGCCAGCGGTGAGCATTTCTCGGCGCTGATGGCCGTTGGCGCCCGGTTGAACGCCACCACCTGGTTCGACCGGACCAACTACTTCGAGACGCTGCCCTCCAACGCCCTCGACCTGGCGTTGTGGATGGAAGCCGACCGGCACGGTTACCTGCTGGACGCGCTCACCCAGGAGAACCTCGACAACCAGCGTGATGTCGTCAAGGAAGAAAAGCGCCAGCGTTACGACAACCAGCCGTACGGTGAGGCGCTGCACCACCTGTACGCCAACGTCTTCCCGGTGGGCCACCCCTACCACCACCCCACGATCGGCTCGATGGAAGACCTGGACGCAGCCACCGTCGAGGACGTCCACGCCTTCTTCCGCACGCACTATCACCCCGGCAACACGGTGCTCACCCTGTGCGGGGACCTCAGCCCGCAAGAGGGGATCGCGGCGGCCGAGCGCTACTTCGGCGAACTGCCCGCAGCGCCCACCCGCCCGGTGACCCCCAGCGCCCCGCTGGAGCCGTTGAGTGAGCCGGTTCGGGTGCAGGTCGAGCAGGACGTGCCCGCACCCCGTCTCTACCTGGGGTTCCGGCTGCCGCAAGACCACACCCGCGATTTCGATGCCTGCGCGCTGGCGTTGGACGTCATCGGGGCGATCGCCATCTCCCGCCTGGAGAAGCAACTGGTACGCGGCAGCGAGATCGCCACCTTCGCCTCGGCTGCGGCGCTCGGCCTAGCGGACGGAGTGTCGTTGGGGTTCGTGGCTGCTCAGCCCGCCGAGGGGGTTTCGCTGGCGGAGCTCGAAGAGGCGCTGACCCGCGAGCTGGCCCTCTTCGCCGAGGAAGGGCCGAGTCCGGTGGAAATGGAAGCTGCCTGCGCGCAGAACGAACGTGACTGGCTCTCCAACCTCGCCGACATCGAGCACCGTGCCGATCAGATCTCGCGGTTGACGATGCTGTACCGCGACCCGCACGGCATCAACACGCAACTGGATCGGTTGGCCGACCTGAGTGCCCGCGACCTGCAGGACGCCGCGCAGCGGTGGCTGCGCCCCGAAAGCCGAGCTGTCATCGCCTACGCAGGAGCCTCCGCATGA
- the cas2e gene encoding type I-E CRISPR-associated endoribonuclease Cas2e, giving the protein MLVTERLSPGLRGALSQWYIEVNPGVYVGTVSARIRDQLWSQVETWVYGNNLGYALAVYPAPTEQGYEMRSAGTSRYSVVDLHGLSLVSEQHKERQVSDSGPEFDPGW; this is encoded by the coding sequence GTGTTGGTCACTGAACGGCTATCTCCAGGGCTTCGCGGGGCGCTATCCCAGTGGTACATCGAAGTGAATCCGGGCGTTTACGTGGGGACCGTATCGGCGCGCATTCGAGACCAACTGTGGTCCCAGGTGGAGACGTGGGTGTACGGCAACAACCTCGGGTACGCGCTTGCGGTCTACCCAGCACCAACAGAGCAGGGTTACGAAATGCGCAGTGCTGGCACGAGTCGCTACTCCGTGGTCGACCTTCACGGACTATCACTCGTGTCAGAGCAGCACAAAGAACGCCAAGTCAGCGACTCAGGACCCGAGTTCGACCCCGGCTGGTGA